In one Lolium rigidum isolate FL_2022 chromosome 3, APGP_CSIRO_Lrig_0.1, whole genome shotgun sequence genomic region, the following are encoded:
- the LOC124703542 gene encoding probable hexosyltransferase MUCI70, with protein sequence MAQYRQSGGGFFDSRGGGAHHPLPDYHRAHPAKPSRIRRTAKPGRRRSPAVAAAAAALLLLAGVFLLSRRLSRDPTEIGEDSGGGEGLPEWNRSKNWKQLKFGHGGGGRSARDSRYWDQDDRRRDEDYSEDEKEKVSGGAGKTSDAGGSTEKGDPGAEEKGLTLETGGGAEKEVAEVAEGGKGGTLYNEGGRKELEQYEAASIGAAAAGMREVDPDDEYDDGFDAQDDPDDAQMRSSDGGRKLGDGIHDSVEKEENIALERQVKAGSRISDGGDTPNMVQKKGSGTGDKKHGSKKKSKRKKSGSTCEMRFLNSTAQLVEPPKNEKFASFNLDYVEVEEKPVGSEYWEPRFGGHQSLQEREESYVAQDQKLTCAFVKGPNGTSTGFDISEDDRKYMSKCRIAVSSCIFGNSDRLRTPFGKTITSLSKKTVCFAMFLDEVTLETLLSEGQKMDSMGFIGIWKIILIKNMPYNDMRRVGKIPKLLAHRLFPSSRFSIWLDSKLRLQTDPILILEYFLWRHGYEYAISNHYDRHCVWEEVAQNKKLNKFNHTIIDQQFEFYQADGLTRFNPLDPNKLLPSYVPEGSFIVREHTPMSNLFSCLWYNEVDRFTPRDQLSFAYTYLKLRRMNPKKSFRLNMFKDCERRSIAKLFHHRSEERHSSAQLTR encoded by the exons ATGGCGCAGTACAGGCAGTCCGGCGGCGGCTTCTTCGACTCCCGCGGAGGCGGTGCCCACCACCCGCTCCCGGACTATCACCGGGCCCACCCAGCCAAGCCCTCCCGGATCCGCCGCACCGCCAAGCCCGGGCGACGCCGCTCCCCGGCCGTGGCCGCGGCTGCCGCCGCACTCCTTCTCCTCGCCGGagtcttcctcctctcgcgacGCCTCTCCCGCGACCCAACAG AGATCGGTGAAGATTCGGGCGGCGGGGAGGGTTTGCCGGAGTGGAACCGGAGCAAGAACTGGAAGCAACTCAAATTCGGCCATGGCGGGGGTGGCCGGAGCGCGAGGGATTCCAGGTACTGGGACCAGGACGATCGGAGGCGCGATGAGGACTACTCGGAGGATGAGAAGGAGAAGGTCTCCGGTGGAGCTGGAAAAACCAGCGATGCTGGCGGCAGCACCGAGAAAGGTGATCCTGGAGCTGAGGAGAAAGGGTTGACCCTGGAAACTGGGGGTGGTGCTGAGAAGGAGGTTGCAGAGGTGGCTGAAGGCGGGAAAGGAGGAACCTTGTACAATGAAGGTGGTAGGAAAGAGCTGGAGCAGTATGAGGCGGCTTCCATCGGAGCGGCAGCCGCAGGGATGAGGGAGGTTGATCCAGATGATGAGTATGATGATGGCTTTGATGCACAGGATGATCCCGATGATGCTCAGATGCGTTCGTCTGATGGCGGGAGGAAGCTTGGTGATGGTATCCACGATAGCGTAGAGAAGGAAGAGAATATTGCCTTGGAGAGACAGGTCAAAGCAGGTTCAAGGATTAGTGATGGCGGCGACACTCCTAATATGGTTCAAAAGAAAGGTTCAGGGACCGGTGATAAGAAACATGGGTCCAAGAAGAAATCAAAGCGTAAAAAGTCTG GTTCAACTTGTGAAATGAGGTTCCTGAACTCCACTGCTCAACTTGTAGAGCCTCCAAAAAATGAGAAATTCGCTAGCTTTAATTTGGACTACGTAGAAGTTGAAGAAAAACCAGTTGGGTCAGAATATTGGGAGCCAAGATTTGGAGGCCACCAGAGTCTACAGGAAAGAGAGGAGTCATATGTAGCTCAGGACCAAAAATTGACTTGTGCTTTTGTTAAGGGGCCTAATGGTACAAGCACTGGTTTTGATATATCGGAGGATGACAGGAAGTACATGAGCAAATGCCGTATCGCTGTATCTTCCTGCATCTTTGGAAATTCTGATCGTTTGAGGACTCCATTTGGCAAAACT ATCACAAGTCTCTCAAAGAAGACAGTTTGCTTTGCTATGTTTTTGGATGAAGTCACATTGGAAACTTTGTTATCTGAAGGCCAAAAAATGGACAGTATGGGTTTCATTGGTATATGGAAGATCATATTGATTAAGAATATGCCTTATAATGACATGCGGAGAGTGGGGAAAATACCAAAACTTTTGGCACACCGACTTTTCCCATCATCAAG ATTCTCGATCTGGCTGGACAGCAAATTGCGACTACAAACTGATCCTATCCTTATCCTAGAATATTTTCTTTGGCGGCATGGTTATGAATATGCTATTTCCAACCATTACGATCGGCACTGCGTCTGGGAGGAAGTGGCACAAAATAAAAAACTAAACAAGTTCAACCATACAATAATTGATCAGCAATTTGAGTTTTACCAAGCTGATGGACTGACAAGGTTCAACCCATTGGATCCGAACAAGCTGCTACCAAGCT ATGTCCCTGAAGGTTCTTTCATCGTGAGGGAACACACACCAATGTCCAATTTATTCTCTTGCCTATGGTACAatgaagttgatcgcttcacaccCCGTGATCAGCTCAGCTTTGCATATACATACTTGAAGCTTAGAAGAATGAATCCCAAAAAGTCATTTCGCCTCAATATGTTTAAG GATTGTGAGAGGCGATCAATAGCGAAACTATTCCATCATCGATCGGAAGAGAGACACAGCAGTGCACAGCTAACAAGATAA
- the LOC124696664 gene encoding protein BPS1, chloroplastic-like yields MPSSARRPQQCPLLAAFCASLVDGLARLESTLSSSVSIRWCADAMRLVRRMQRDLLAVFRSADAPVAAADCHGAGDSWLEQYMQETAALLDLCNALKSAVSRMHRYCMVVDFAAQVHGCRAGATAASLVAAGTAASEGTDAPSSAVAVHGKLSDVRAVVSEAERLGRKILSSGGGSVVLVTLVAKITMAVVATSVLHALTHTSPLPPLDDEDDVGAGGAHQCSSALARVPVPEQLRPWRESLSAINDRVAALPASIAEHESVATAVRDMIGGKMEGSDDHVELLRARSGELREGVETFDCVLDQVFDEVIRGRNEMLGIFRDKALT; encoded by the coding sequence ATGCCGAGCAGCGCTCGCCGGCCCCAGCAGTGCCCTCTCCTCGCCGCCTTCTGCGcctcgctcgtcgacgggctcgcgcGCCTCGAGAGCACGCTGTCGTCGTCGGTCTCCATTCGGTGGTGCGCCGACGCCATGCGGTTGGTCAGGCGGATGCAGCGCGACCTGCTCGCCGTCTTCAGGAGCGCTGACGCGCCGGTGGCGGCCGCGGACTGCCACGGTGCCGGAGACTCCTGGCTGGAGCAGTACATGCAGGAGACGGCGGCGCTCCTCGACCTCTGCAACGCGCTCAAGTCCGCCGTGTCGCGGATGCATCGATACTGCATGGTGGTGGACTTCGCCGCGCAGGTGCATGGCTGCCGTGCCGGCGCAACCGCCGCGTCGCTCGTCGCCGCCGGGACTGCAGCGTCGGAGGGGACGGACGCACCGTCGTCGGCCGTCGCTGTCCACGGCAAGCTCTCGGATGTGAGGGCCGTGGTGAGCGAGGCAGAGAGGCTAGGGAGAAAGATCCTGTCCAGCGGCGGCGGTAGCGTAGTTCTCGTCACGCTCGTCGCCAAGATCACAATGGCAGTCGTGGCCACCTCCGTGCTCCACGCGCTCACCCACACATCACCTCTTCCCCCtctcgacgacgaggacgacgtcgGTGCCGGCGGCGCGCACCAGTGCAGCAGTGCGCTCGCCCGCGTCCCCGTCCCAGAGCAACTGAGGCCGTGGCGCGAGTCGCTGTCGGCGATCAACGACCGGGTAGCGGCCCTGCCGGCGAGCATCGCGGAGCACGAGAGCGTCGCAACGGCGGTAAGGGACATGATCGGCGGCAAGATGGAAGGATCAGATGATCATGTGGAGCTGCTGAGGGCGAGGTCCGGCGAGCTCCGGGAGGGGGTGGAGACGTTCGACTGCGTTCTTGATCAAGTCTTTGACGAGGTGATCAGGGGCAGGAATGAGATGCTGGGGATCTTCAGAGACAAGGCTCTCACGTAG